A single region of the Anticarsia gemmatalis isolate Benzon Research Colony breed Stoneville strain chromosome 11, ilAntGemm2 primary, whole genome shotgun sequence genome encodes:
- the LOC142976799 gene encoding uncharacterized protein LOC142976799, with the protein MVPPFLLCIGFVLLVYVVTDSRRQLLWTAAVRELWSGNCNMACRASQRGLPQAFPDSETTGLALGQTPGQIPGQTLALGQAVERVFDSSCVCDTCPCLLLENVMKICEPAIASYNQALRDLIPRTGSPDAHGIAQIYELLLEILATDTTQPQVARIGIFNSCENFTFIKPEQRKRPANKSVSISDEERDTKKQPSTSFRRRSPPPPELQPDDSLLTLHAPPPAAAVPPAEAKPPHSLLKPPSAPPFPPEPEPLAPPLLPTSQTGESSKPVESQTSSSSSQKAGLQTDSRSLEMSRATLQRHIDHGPPPSQPKYVCPKCKAAGVTCMRGCPHENRKVDN; encoded by the exons ATGGTTCCCCCCTTCCTTCTCTGTataggttttgttttattggtgTATGTCGTA ACTGACAGCAGAAGACAGCTTTTGTGGACAGCAGCTGTTCGGGAGCTATGGTCTGGCAACTGCAACATGGCCTGCCGTGCCAGCCAGAGAGGTCTGCCGCAGGCCTTCCCGGACTCCGAGACCACGGGACTGGCTCTCGGCCAGACTCCGGGACAAATACCGGGACAAACACTGGCTTTGGGGCAAGCTGTTGAGAGAGTGTTCGACTCCTCGTGTGTTTGTGACACTTGCCCCTGTCTGCTTCTGGAGAATGTTATGAA AATATGCGAGCCAGCCATAGCCAGCTATAACCAAGCTCTACGAGATCTGATTCCCCGCACCGGCTCGCCCGATGCACATGGC ATAGCCCAAATATATGAATTGTTACTTGAAATATTGGCGACCGATACCACACAACCGCAG GTAGCACGTATAGGCATATTCAATTCATGTGAAAACTTCACATTCATCAAACCAGAACAGAGGAAAAGACCAGCAAACAAAAGTGTGTCAATCAGTGACGAAGAAAGGGACACTAAAAAACAACCGTCTACTTCTTTTCGGAGACGGTCACCTCCTCCACCGGAATTACAGCCTGATGACTCATTGTTGACGCTGCATGCTCCACCACCAGCTGCAGCTGTTCCACCGGCTGAAGCTAAACCCCCTCACTCACTCTTGAAGCCACCATCAGCTCCCCCATTTCCTCCAGAACCCGAACCCCTGGCACCTCCATTACTACCTACTTCTCAAACCGGCGAGTCTTCAAAACCAGTAGAGAGTCAGACAAGTTCATCTTCTTCTCAAAAGGCTGGTCTTCAGACAGATAGCCGAAGCTTAGAAATGTCGAGAGCGACTTTACAACGACACATCGATCACGGCCCACCTCCCAGTCAGCCTAAATACGTCTGTCCTAAGTGCAAGGCAGCAGGGGTCACTTGCATGCGAGGATGTCCTCACGAAAATAGAAAAGTTGACAATTAA